A genomic segment from Fusobacterium sp. encodes:
- the tenpIN gene encoding type III toxin-antitoxin system TenpIN family toxin: protein MNKLFYILTADFYSDYQNLKEIMIKQNRPYFMYQLIIDGVEFAIPLRSHIDHNDYFFTGYSPEGDNCGIDYSKAVIITDKNRYLEKTLVKIRKTEYLMIIGKEHLIKKGFLKYIKKYKKAYKIVSQGKGSLVEQDICQYSTLQNYHNELGI from the coding sequence ATATTAACAGCAGATTTTTATTCTGATTATCAAAATTTAAAAGAAATTATGATAAAACAAAATCGTCCTTATTTTATGTATCAATTAATTATTGATGGGGTTGAATTTGCAATACCGCTTAGATCTCATATAGATCACAATGATTATTTCTTTACTGGATATTCTCCAGAAGGAGATAATTGTGGAATTGATTATAGTAAAGCTGTTATAATAACAGATAAAAATAGATATTTAGAAAAGACATTAGTAAAAATCCGAAAAACTGAATACCTAATGATTATAGGAAAAGAACATTTGATAAAAAAAGGATTTTTAAAATACATAAAAAAATATAAAAAGGCTTATAAAATAGTATCACAAGGAAAAGGAAGTTTAGTAGAGCAAGATATTTGCCAATATTCAACACTACAAAATTATCATAATGAATTAGGGATCTAA